Proteins co-encoded in one Candidatus Zixiibacteriota bacterium genomic window:
- the fbp gene encoding fructose-1,6-bisphosphate aldolase/phosphatase, with the protein MKLTLSVVKADIGSIGGHICPSQQLLQAVRSHVLEKGSNILLDSYIGYTGDDIAIVACHTRGPNDVQVHKLCWDAFMAGTEVAKGQGLYGAGQDLLRDAFAGNIRGMGPAVAEIEFEERPNEPFLFFAADKTDPGAYNLPLYLAFADPMNTPGLILSPGMARGFRFVIMDVNYTEGDRVIELSAPEDLYRIAALLRDTERYVVESIWSRSTGEQAATVSTSRLHNIAGKYTGKDDPVMLVRVQKDFPATGEVVAPYAIGPYVAGSMRGSHQMPLMPVPLNSGTSYFDGPPVVSCAAFSVHRGKFTEPVDVFAHPFWDSVRDTVSRKAVDMRRQGFFGAAMLPMSELEYTGIVETLKALEHRFTVRP; encoded by the coding sequence ATGAAGCTTACCCTGAGCGTTGTCAAGGCCGACATCGGCTCCATCGGAGGGCACATCTGCCCGTCCCAACAACTGCTCCAGGCGGTGCGCAGTCACGTCCTGGAAAAAGGCTCGAATATCCTTTTGGACAGCTACATTGGCTATACCGGCGACGACATAGCGATCGTTGCCTGTCACACGCGCGGGCCCAACGACGTCCAGGTCCACAAGCTCTGCTGGGATGCCTTTATGGCGGGAACAGAGGTGGCAAAGGGCCAGGGGCTTTACGGGGCGGGACAGGATCTCCTCCGGGACGCATTTGCCGGCAATATCCGCGGCATGGGACCCGCCGTCGCGGAAATAGAGTTCGAGGAAAGACCGAACGAGCCGTTCTTGTTCTTCGCCGCCGACAAGACGGATCCGGGGGCGTACAATTTGCCGCTCTATCTGGCTTTTGCAGATCCCATGAATACGCCGGGCCTGATTCTCTCCCCGGGCATGGCTCGAGGATTCAGGTTCGTGATCATGGACGTGAATTACACCGAAGGCGATCGCGTCATCGAGCTGAGCGCGCCCGAGGATCTCTATCGCATCGCGGCGCTCCTGCGCGACACCGAGCGGTACGTGGTCGAGTCGATCTGGTCGCGCAGCACCGGCGAGCAGGCGGCCACCGTATCGACGTCTCGACTGCACAACATCGCCGGCAAGTATACCGGCAAGGACGATCCCGTGATGCTCGTCCGGGTGCAAAAGGATTTTCCGGCAACGGGCGAGGTGGTCGCGCCCTATGCCATCGGCCCCTACGTCGCCGGAAGCATGCGCGGGTCGCACCAGATGCCCCTGATGCCGGTGCCGTTGAATTCCGGCACCAGCTATTTCGACGGCCCGCCCGTGGTGAGCTGCGCTGCGTTTTCCGTGCACCGAGGGAAATTCACGGAGCCGGTGGACGTTTTTGCGCATCCTTTCTGGGATTCCGTCCGCGACACGGTTTCCAGAAAAGCCGTCGACATGCGGCGGCAGGGGTTCTTCGGCGCCGCGATGCTTCCGATGTCGGAGCTGGAATATACCGGCATCGTGGAAACCCTCAAGGCGCTGGAACACCGCTTTACGGTGCGACCCTGA
- the groES gene encoding co-chaperone GroES: MPVKIRPLHDRVIVKRIQEEEKTQGGIIIPDTAKEKPQEGTVVAVGPGKREEDGKIIPLDVKPGDRILFGKYAGTEIKLNGEEHLILREDDILGVVE; the protein is encoded by the coding sequence ATGCCCGTAAAAATCAGGCCCTTGCACGATCGGGTGATCGTCAAGCGAATCCAGGAAGAGGAGAAAACCCAGGGTGGGATCATCATCCCGGACACCGCCAAGGAAAAACCCCAGGAAGGGACCGTCGTCGCGGTGGGGCCGGGCAAAAGGGAAGAGGACGGGAAGATCATCCCCCTGGATGTCAAACCGGGTGACAGGATCCTGTTCGGCAAGTACGCCGGTACGGAGATCAAGCTCAACGGTGAGGAGCACTTGATCCTGAGAGAAGACGACATACTTGGCGTGGTCGAATAA
- the groL gene encoding chaperonin GroEL (60 kDa chaperone family; promotes refolding of misfolded polypeptides especially under stressful conditions; forms two stacked rings of heptamers to form a barrel-shaped 14mer; ends can be capped by GroES; misfolded proteins enter the barrel where they are refolded when GroES binds) has product MAAKDVRFGAEARAKVLRGVNLLADAVTVTLGPRGRNVCLEKSWGAPTVTKDGVTVAKEIQLEDKFENMGAQMVKEVASKTSEVAGDGTTTATVLARAIFSEGVKLVAAGHDPMSIKRGIDKAVNKIVEELKSLSKPTREREEIAQVGTISANNDKSIGDILAEAMDKVGKEGVITVEEAKGLETTLDLVEGMRFDRGYLSPYFITDPERMECVYEDVYLLIHEKKISNMKDLLPILEEVAKTGKPLVIIAEDVEGEALATLVVNKIRGTLKSVAVKAPGFGDRRKAMLEDIAILTDGKMIAEELGIKLENVTLKDLGRAKKVIVDKDNTTIVEGAGKKSAIEGRIAQIRAQIEETTSDYDREKLQERLAKLAGGVAVIKVGAATEVEMKEKKARVEDALHATRAAVEEGIVPGGGVALIRASAGLANLRVPEDEKFGVQIVQRAVEEPLRWIARNAGMDGSVVLEKVKSGKGAYGFNAVTGEFEDLVKAGVVDPTKVVRTALQNAASVASLLITTEAMIAEKPEKKAPPAPTPPGEEF; this is encoded by the coding sequence ATGGCTGCAAAAGACGTTCGATTCGGCGCCGAGGCACGCGCCAAGGTGCTGCGAGGGGTCAATCTGTTGGCCGATGCCGTGACCGTAACGCTGGGACCGAGAGGGCGCAATGTCTGCCTGGAGAAGTCCTGGGGGGCTCCCACGGTCACCAAGGACGGCGTGACGGTGGCGAAAGAGATCCAGCTCGAGGACAAGTTCGAGAATATGGGGGCCCAGATGGTCAAGGAGGTCGCCAGCAAGACCTCCGAAGTCGCCGGCGATGGAACCACGACCGCCACCGTTCTGGCGCGAGCGATCTTCAGCGAAGGAGTCAAGCTCGTTGCGGCCGGGCACGATCCCATGAGCATCAAACGGGGTATCGACAAGGCCGTGAACAAGATCGTGGAGGAGCTGAAGTCGCTCTCCAAGCCCACCCGGGAGCGGGAGGAGATCGCCCAGGTAGGGACGATCTCCGCCAATAACGACAAGTCGATCGGCGACATCCTGGCCGAAGCGATGGACAAGGTGGGCAAGGAAGGCGTCATCACCGTGGAGGAAGCCAAGGGGCTGGAGACCACCCTTGACCTTGTCGAGGGGATGCGCTTCGACCGGGGGTACCTCTCGCCCTACTTCATCACCGATCCGGAGCGGATGGAGTGCGTCTACGAGGATGTCTATCTGCTCATTCACGAAAAGAAGATCTCCAACATGAAGGACCTCCTGCCGATCCTGGAGGAGGTGGCCAAGACCGGCAAGCCGCTGGTCATCATCGCCGAGGACGTCGAAGGCGAAGCGCTGGCGACGCTCGTGGTCAACAAGATCCGGGGCACGCTGAAATCCGTTGCGGTCAAGGCGCCCGGGTTCGGCGACCGGCGCAAGGCGATGCTGGAGGATATCGCGATCCTCACCGACGGCAAGATGATCGCCGAAGAGCTGGGCATCAAGCTCGAGAATGTAACGCTGAAGGATCTCGGGCGCGCCAAAAAGGTGATCGTGGACAAGGACAACACCACGATCGTCGAAGGCGCCGGCAAGAAGTCGGCGATTGAAGGGCGGATCGCCCAGATCCGCGCCCAGATCGAGGAAACCACCTCCGACTACGACCGCGAAAAACTCCAGGAGAGACTGGCCAAGCTCGCCGGAGGCGTTGCGGTCATCAAGGTCGGCGCCGCCACCGAGGTCGAGATGAAGGAGAAGAAAGCCCGGGTGGAAGACGCGCTGCACGCGACCCGCGCGGCGGTCGAGGAAGGCATCGTCCCGGGCGGCGGCGTGGCGCTCATCCGCGCCTCGGCGGGACTGGCCAACCTGCGGGTTCCCGAGGACGAAAAGTTCGGCGTGCAGATCGTGCAGCGCGCGGTCGAAGAGCCGCTGCGCTGGATCGCACGCAACGCGGGCATGGACGGCTCGGTGGTCCTGGAGAAGGTGAAATCGGGCAAGGGAGCCTACGGCTTCAACGCCGTCACCGGGGAGTTCGAGGACCTGGTCAAGGCGGGCGTGGTGGATCCGACCAAGGTGGTGCGCACCGCGCTGCAGAACGCCGCTTCGGTGGCCAGTCTCTTGATCACCACGGAAGCGATGATCGCCGAGAAGCCGGAAAAAAAGGCGCCGCCCGCGCCGACGCCGCCCGGCGAGGAGTTCTGA